The following nucleotide sequence is from Deltaproteobacteria bacterium.
CAAAGGCCTACAGGTCTCCGACGATGAGTTTCAAGCGCTCAATATCAAACCCGGTAAGTTTCATGGCGATTGGAACTATACGCTTCTTCCTCGCTCTTAATCGGTAACTTAATTCTTGCCCATGCCTAAGTCAGTCACCAACAGGTCTGCAGAAAGATCCAAGCTCATTTCTGCTACCTGGGTAGCGACGGCTAGCACAGGTCCATCATCTCGAAATGCAGCGATAACGCGACCGTGCTGACGGACGCGATCTTCATAGCGAAACCGGCTGTGATACACCAGTGGGTGGAGATTTCGACTTGAGGCTTCATCAGCCAATTTGAGGGCGCGATCTACGGTATTCACGACCCACAGCACTTTTTCTCCTTGGTTAAGGGCTTGGGTTACGACTGACCAAGGGTCATCGCTGAGTAACCGCCGATACCGAGGTAAGGCTTCCAAGTCAGCGGGGCCAGTGACGACTTCGAGTGATTCGCCGAGTGTACGAAGAACTTTCTCTATGGCTTCACGTCTTGCTCTGGGAAGACTCGCTGTCATCAATAGACATGGCACCCCTAGACAATTTGAGAGGAACCTGAGTAATGCGCCGAATAAGCGCTCGTCGTATGCATGAATTTCATCAAAGATGAATGCTGCATTGACCAAAGCCGGCCAGGCATACAGCCCACGACGACGATTCTGGGTAAGCCCCAGGACCGTATCCACGGTGCAACTAGTAATAAGCGTTGACCACGTTTCCAGGGCAGCGAGCGGATCTTCACGTTCGTTCTCATCATCTACTCCAAGTAAATCCAAATCGACGGCTGCGCGCCCGTGGATCAACTGGGTATCGAGCGTAGGATCAATGAGGTAGTCACGAAATCCTTCGGTTGCCGTTCCTGTGGTCGGATAAGAAAAAAAGAGTCGTTTCCCAGGAGCGCGGCGGGCAGCCCACAGGTAGGCACCTATAGTCTTGCCACTACCACAGCCAGCCTGCGCAAGAACAACACGGGCTGTGGTATTTCCCAGGGCGGCCTGAAATGGCCGAGGAGATACACCTTGAAGCCGGTCTGTCACAATCTTTTCTAGTTGCTCAGGCGTAGGCTGACGCTGAAGAGCCTCTTTAATCCACAGGGTAATTTTCTCGCCTTCTTTGGGGAGTGCTGAACCAGCTACGTCAGCAGCAATGAGACAGGCTTTGACGGCTGCGAGAAACCGCCGCTGTTCGTCGGAACAGGTTGCCCAATAACGGGATGCTTGTACTTCGAGTTGACGAAGTCGCCTTTGCGGAGCACTGAAACCTGTGAGTTGCCAGGTGACATCACATAAAGATGGTGGTGAAGAAAGTGAGAGCCATTTCGCGCCTATGCCAAGCGTTCGTTGGAAATCTGCATGCCCGAGAAAAAGAGAAAGTCGAATTCCAGTTCCAGCGGTAGGGTCGGGTGGTGGGAACTTCCTATGATGTCCAGCGGCGGCCCATAAAAGAAAATCTAACGTTTCCGCACTATCAAGAGCTGTCGTAAGCCAAGCGCGGAGTTCGGTTTCTTGAACGAGGAGCAAGGACAACGCTTCGTGGCGAATCGCTTGTTGCTCTTTGCGCTGGTGGCGAACCATCGTCTGAAATTGGTCGTTAGCTTTGCCGAGATCATGACAAAAAGCAGCAAGTAAAACTGTTCGACGAAAACGCAGGGACCAGGCTGATAGAGGTAGTCCAACGGCTCTCAACTGTGCGTCTGCAGTTCCGTTCAGTAATGCTTCGGCTGCTGCTAGCACGTTCGCCGTGTGACCAGGCAGGGTTTCGGCTCCACGTGGCGTATCTGAGGTGTCACTACTTTTCGCCAGCAATCTTTTGAAAGTAGTCATGTTGAGCGTACCTCCGCCGGCACGAACATCCCGCACCCCATCCGCCGCCGACCACCAAGACCTTTTTCTTGGAGGGTCAACGATTCTTCGGCGGTGAGGTTAGTGATGCCCAGTGAAAATCCCACGACTTGTTTATCTTTGATGCGGAAGGTTTTGCGCTCGCCTATTTGAGCTTCTCCCGCAACTTGCAGGTCTTGTAACTGTCGCTTGACTGCATCCAGAAAGGTTTCTGTCTCCATGAAGCCTTTAATGGTTACGAGCCGGGCACGAAGGCTTGCCACTGGGCGAAGAAGGAGAACTTCTGGAATACCGATACGGAGCGAGTGTCCGTCTACGTCCAGCTTCTTTCCCGCAAGGGTGAGATACATGCGAATCTGGTCATCCGGCAACCGAAGAATCAGCCGCGAGAAATCGGCTAAATGCAGTTTCC
It contains:
- the cas3 gene encoding CRISPR-associated helicase Cas3': MTTFKRLLAKSSDTSDTPRGAETLPGHTANVLAAAEALLNGTADAQLRAVGLPLSAWSLRFRRTVLLAAFCHDLGKANDQFQTMVRHQRKEQQAIRHEALSLLLVQETELRAWLTTALDSAETLDFLLWAAAGHHRKFPPPDPTAGTGIRLSLFLGHADFQRTLGIGAKWLSLSSPPSLCDVTWQLTGFSAPQRRLRQLEVQASRYWATCSDEQRRFLAAVKACLIAADVAGSALPKEGEKITLWIKEALQRQPTPEQLEKIVTDRLQGVSPRPFQAALGNTTARVVLAQAGCGSGKTIGAYLWAARRAPGKRLFFSYPTTGTATEGFRDYLIDPTLDTQLIHGRAAVDLDLLGVDDENEREDPLAALETWSTLITSCTVDTVLGLTQNRRRGLYAWPALVNAAFIFDEIHAYDERLFGALLRFLSNCLGVPCLLMTASLPRARREAIEKVLRTLGESLEVVTGPADLEALPRYRRLLSDDPWSVVTQALNQGEKVLWVVNTVDRALKLADEASSRNLHPLVYHSRFRYEDRVRQHGRVIAAFRDDGPVLAVATQVAEMSLDLSADLLVTDLGMGKN
- the cas6 gene encoding type I-MYXAN CRISPR-associated protein Cas6/Cmx6; translation: MRESMPYIDLAFRLNGTTIPVDHGYALYAALSRIAPEVHEAKELGVQPIRGVYGGDGKLHLADFSRLILRLPDDQIRMYLTLAGKKLDVDGHSLRIGIPEVLLLRPVASLRARLVTIKGFMETETFLDAVKRQLQDLQVAGEAQIGERKTFRIKDKQVVGFSLGITNLTAEESLTLQEKGLGGRRRMGCGMFVPAEVRST